In Flavobacterium sp. N3904, one DNA window encodes the following:
- a CDS encoding DUF4249 domain-containing protein, with translation MKVIKTHTFFLLLICFFINSCTEPYALQTNSYEEAIVIEAIITNELKNQEIKISKTYKFEENGPTFETGAQVYITDDLGNQYDFEEKEGIYVSVIPFQAVPEREYRLSITTKEGKAYTSRNETLTPVNEIASITTNIAEKDKQSGVQITVNSFDPSEKAKFYRFEYEETYKIVAPKYNNLRIFVVGPQEVDFKLRTVDVKTCYTSKKSLDILLTSTNDLTEDRVTYPIRFIADNNPIIGQRYSILVRQYVQNLAAYTYFETLKKTAGSGSILSQNQPGFFYGNIKAMENANEKVIGFFEVSSVSEKRIFFNFYDIFPKEKLPPPYYYDCTEQIFPFCFGPFGCKGNELIDGLNHDGLTLVGGDFGENPNTQFDDIYTMVVSPCGDCTIFSSTLKPLFWID, from the coding sequence ATGAAAGTTATAAAAACACATACATTCTTCCTGCTGCTAATATGCTTTTTCATAAATAGCTGTACAGAGCCGTATGCACTACAAACAAATTCTTATGAAGAAGCAATTGTTATTGAAGCGATAATAACCAACGAGCTGAAGAATCAGGAAATAAAAATTTCAAAAACATATAAGTTTGAAGAAAATGGCCCGACATTCGAGACTGGAGCGCAAGTATATATTACAGACGATTTAGGAAATCAATATGATTTTGAAGAAAAAGAAGGGATTTACGTTTCAGTAATTCCATTTCAGGCAGTTCCGGAAAGGGAATACCGATTGAGCATTACAACAAAAGAAGGCAAAGCGTATACATCCAGAAACGAAACATTGACTCCTGTAAATGAGATAGCAAGTATTACAACAAACATTGCCGAAAAGGACAAGCAAAGCGGAGTGCAAATCACTGTAAATAGTTTTGATCCCTCCGAAAAAGCTAAATTTTATAGGTTTGAATATGAGGAAACATACAAGATTGTTGCTCCAAAATACAATAACCTGAGGATTTTTGTTGTAGGACCCCAAGAAGTCGATTTTAAATTAAGAACGGTTGATGTAAAGACCTGTTACACTTCAAAGAAGTCTTTGGATATTTTATTGACCAGCACCAACGATCTTACTGAGGACCGTGTGACTTATCCTATACGATTCATTGCCGACAATAATCCTATTATAGGCCAAAGATACAGTATCTTGGTCCGCCAATATGTTCAAAATCTGGCTGCCTATACGTATTTCGAAACGCTCAAAAAAACAGCAGGATCCGGAAGTATTCTATCGCAAAATCAGCCTGGTTTCTTTTATGGTAACATAAAGGCAATGGAAAATGCTAATGAAAAAGTGATTGGTTTTTTTGAAGTCTCTTCGGTAAGCGAAAAAAGAATATTTTTTAATTTTTATGATATTTTTCCTAAAGAAAAATTACCTCCTCCATATTACTACGATTGTACGGAACAAATATTTCCTTTTTGTTTTGGTCCTTTTGGATGCAAAGGCAATGAGCTAATTGATGGTTTAAACCATGATGGGCTCACCTTAGTGGGAGGAGATTTTGGAGAGAATCCCAACACTCAGTTTGACGATATATATACCATGGTGGTGTCGCCATGTGGAGATTGTACTATTTTTTCATCAACTTTAAAACCATTATTTTGGATAGACTAA
- a CDS encoding DUF4249 domain-containing protein has protein sequence MNKIQINRYIKCVQTSFLLLLCFFINSCTEPYALQTNSYEEAIVIEAIITNELKNQEIKISKTYKFEENGPTFETGAQVYVTDDLGNQYDFEEKEGIYVSATPFQAVSGREYRLSITTKEGKVYTSRNETLTPVNEIASVTPNVTKKDNESGVQITVNSFDPSGKSRFYRFEYEETYKIVAPKYNNLEILAVGPQKVDFRLRTVNVKTCYSTKKSLDIILSSTNDLTEDRVAYPIRFIADSNPIIAERYSILVRQYVQNLAAYTYFETLKKTAGSGSILSQNQPGFFYGNIKSMDDANEKVIGFFEVSSVSEKRIFFNFYDIFPKEKRLPPYYYDCTEQVFPFCFPLYFPSSCKGNELMSALKIEGLTLVGGDFGEDPDTQFDDTYTMVPSPCGDCTTFSSILKPLYWID, from the coding sequence ATGAATAAAATTCAAATAAATAGATATATAAAATGTGTACAAACGTCATTCTTACTGTTACTATGCTTTTTCATTAATAGTTGTACAGAACCGTATGCATTACAGACAAATTCGTATGAAGAAGCAATTGTTATTGAAGCGATCATAACAAACGAACTCAAGAATCAGGAAATAAAAATATCAAAAACCTACAAGTTTGAAGAAAATGGCCCAACATTCGAGACTGGAGCGCAAGTCTATGTAACAGATGATTTAGGCAATCAATATGATTTTGAAGAAAAAGAGGGAATCTATGTTTCCGCAACTCCATTTCAGGCAGTTTCTGGACGAGAGTATCGTTTGAGCATCACGACAAAAGAGGGCAAAGTGTATACTTCGAGAAACGAAACATTGACACCTGTAAATGAGATAGCAAGTGTTACTCCAAATGTTACGAAAAAAGACAATGAAAGTGGAGTACAAATCACTGTAAATAGTTTTGATCCCTCTGGAAAATCCAGGTTTTATAGGTTTGAATATGAAGAAACATACAAGATAGTTGCCCCAAAATATAATAATCTGGAGATTTTGGCAGTAGGCCCTCAAAAAGTTGATTTTAGGTTACGAACCGTTAATGTAAAAACTTGCTACAGTACTAAGAAATCCTTAGATATTATATTATCTAGCACCAACGATCTAACCGAAGACCGTGTCGCGTATCCTATACGTTTCATAGCAGATAGTAATCCTATAATAGCTGAACGGTACAGTATTTTGGTTCGCCAATATGTTCAAAATTTGGCTGCTTATACTTATTTCGAGACCCTCAAAAAAACAGCAGGGTCAGGAAGTATTTTGTCGCAAAATCAACCCGGTTTTTTTTATGGCAATATAAAGTCAATGGATGATGCTAACGAAAAAGTGATTGGATTTTTTGAAGTATCGTCTGTAAGTGAAAAAAGAATATTCTTTAATTTTTACGATATTTTTCCTAAAGAAAAACGGCTTCCTCCTTATTACTATGATTGTACAGAACAAGTGTTTCCTTTTTGTTTTCCTCTTTATTTCCCTTCTTCTTGTAAAGGAAATGAGCTCATGAGTGCTTTAAAGATCGAAGGGCTTACATTAGTAGGTGGGGATTTTGGTGAGGATCCAGATACTCAATTTGATGACACTTATACTATGGTACCATCTCCATGCGGAGATTGTACAACTTTTTCATCAATTTTAAAACCATTATATTGGATAGATTAA
- a CDS encoding DUF4249 domain-containing protein has translation MKEKCKHTFFLLLLCFFINSCTEPYALQTNSYEEAIVIEAIITNELKNQEIKISKTYKFEENGPTFETGAQVYITDDLGHQYDFEEKEGIYVSATPFQAVSGREYRLSITTKDGKVYTSRNEKLTPVNEIASVTTNVTEKNKESGVQITVNSFDPSGESRFYRFEYEETYKIVAPNYNNLEIFVVGPQKVDFRLRTVNVKTCYSTKKSLDILLASTNDLTEDRVTYPIRFIADNNPIIAQRYSIMVRQYVQNLAAYTYFETLKKTAGSGSILSQNQPGFFYGNIKAMDNANEKVIGFFEVSSVSEKRIFFNFYDIFPREKLLPPYYYDCTEQILPFCFGNFGCKGNELIDALNHEALTLIGGDFGENPNSQFDDTYTMVPSPCGDCSTFSSILKPLFWID, from the coding sequence ATGAAAGAAAAATGCAAACATACATTCTTCTTGCTACTATTATGCTTTTTCATAAATAGTTGTACAGAGCCGTATGCGTTACAGACAAATTCGTATGAAGAAGCGATTGTTATTGAGGCGATAATAACCAATGAACTTAAGAATCAGGAAATAAAAATATCAAAAACCTACAAGTTTGAAGAAAATGGACCAACATTCGAAACAGGAGCGCAAGTATATATTACAGATGATTTAGGCCATCAATATGATTTTGAAGAAAAAGAAGGAATTTACGTTTCAGCAACTCCTTTTCAGGCAGTTTCCGGTAGAGAGTATCGTTTGAGCATCACTACTAAAGATGGTAAAGTGTATACTTCGAGAAACGAAAAGCTTACACCTGTAAATGAGATTGCGAGTGTTACTACAAATGTTACGGAAAAGAACAAGGAAAGCGGAGTGCAAATTACTGTAAATAGTTTTGATCCCTCTGGAGAATCTAGGTTTTATAGGTTTGAATATGAAGAAACCTACAAGATTGTTGCTCCAAATTATAATAATCTGGAAATCTTTGTTGTTGGCCCTCAAAAAGTTGATTTTAGGTTACGAACCGTTAATGTAAAAACATGTTATAGCACAAAAAAGTCATTAGATATTTTATTGGCCAGCACCAACGATCTTACCGAGGATCGTGTAACTTATCCTATACGTTTCATAGCAGACAATAATCCCATTATAGCCCAGCGATACAGTATTATGGTTCGGCAATATGTTCAAAATCTGGCTGCCTATACTTATTTTGAGACGCTCAAAAAAACAGCAGGGTCAGGAAGTATTTTATCACAAAATCAACCCGGTTTTTTTTATGGTAACATAAAGGCAATGGACAATGCTAATGAAAAAGTGATTGGCTTTTTTGAAGTGTCTTCCGTAAGCGAAAAAAGAATATTCTTCAATTTTTACGATATTTTTCCTAGAGAAAAATTACTTCCGCCTTATTATTATGATTGTACCGAACAAATACTTCCTTTTTGTTTTGGAAACTTTGGGTGTAAAGGAAATGAGCTAATTGATGCTTTAAACCATGAGGCCCTTACATTAATAGGAGGGGATTTTGGAGAGAACCCGAACAGTCAGTTTGACGATACGTATACCATGGTGCCATCGCCATGTGGAGATTGCTCAACTTTTTCATCAATTTTAAAACCATTATTTTGGATAGACTAG